Below is a window of Stigmatopora nigra isolate UIUO_SnigA chromosome 3, RoL_Snig_1.1, whole genome shotgun sequence DNA.
ATgtgaaatgggattaaaattgttgttttttttttgttgttgcaattttccagtttattttacaaagaaaaggactaAGAGTTTTAGCTCATCATGTCCATTCTATCAAATTAGTAATGTAGCACATAGCAAGATCCCATCGCCACATGATAGTGAGGATTTAAGGCACTtgcttatttaaaaatgaagccATAATTATTACAGTCTACAAAATAAATCTGTTTTCCCCCTGTCCGCTGTTGTTTTCAAAGTTTACGAAAAAACCCATTGgttaaattccaaaactttccaaataaatttctatttttgtatATGTTGAGTCACAGACACTAAATGACTAATGTCTCCCTGTCCACAAAGCCAGACATGCGTACAAAGTTACATAAGGTGTGGTAGTGAAGAGCAAGGGAAAGTCAGATCATTTGCCGTCATATTGGTCAAAAACACCACAAAGGGGAAATTTTTCCAGAGAGATGGGTCAAACACTAACATAAGGCAAAACAACTTTGTACACGACGACCACCACACCGACCAAATGGTAAGAACCGGAGGGAAATAATTACACTACGCAGCCGTCATCAGTGTAGGCCTGAGGATCATATCCTGTTATGGTGGGACTGGGAAAGTCCTGGTGCAGCCAGTCTGAACCAAACCACAGCCTCCCACTCTTAAGCCATCCATTTGAATCATTGTTTACAAAGACAGGAAAGCTTGCCCTGCACGACATCATCGTCTTCGCTGTGTTTGTGGCTTCGCAAAAAGGGGGCGGCAGTATGTATTTCTAACAGCCAGAGTTCTAAAAGCAGACGAGTTATAACCAAAGGTTTGTAGGAGCACAAAGCAGACTGTCTAACCTCTCAGGATGCCATCAAACCCACGCCTGCAGGAAGAACATCTAATTGACTAATTCTAgccagtggtgtttttttttttttttataggaaaGTGAAAAACACTTGGGCATAATGCACATACCAGGACAAGTCACGTACTTCCTTCAATGTCTGATGTTCTGTTACTCCCGACAACATAATGGACCAGCGAGTGAGTCAGGGCCCAAAATTGGTGCTTTGATATATGAGTTTCATTTaaagcatgaaaataaaatacatttaaaatggaacTTTTGGATCAATTTTGCTTTGAGTGGGTTTTAATAGAACTTGATTTTTCTCTCTGtcacgtttgtgtttttttttagcggcTTAGATACGGAGAACAGTaaatctgagttttttttaaaagcctggacactttttatgagcCACATAGAAGTTTGATGTACTCCCAGTGTAGTGGTTTATATTGTGTTGGTTATTCAGAGAATGCAAGTTTATTTTCCAAAGAAATATTGTTGACTTTTGATTCCTAACAACTCCTGATActgaaaacttaaaaaaaaatgatcatggaGTAAATGCATTACTTTTCTATACTTTGAAGTCAAAAGGTGACCTGTTTTTGGTATATTACATAATAAAAGTGGGTGTGTTCACTTGAGGTCAAACAGGATGTTTGTCCTTTCTTTAAAATTGTGATATTCTACTGACCCAGTTACTCATAGACAACAGTTCTTCTATTGATGTTACATTTGCTGACACTTAAATTTGAAGgaagtgtgtttaaaaatacacacacggATGGGGAAATGTGTTGACTGTGGTCACAATGAGTAACCAGTAGATGGCTACTTCTCTCGTCTGGACCTCTTTGTGACCATTTTGTGGTGTACATTTCACGCCAAGCAAGGCTGAACTACGCAATGTTGGTTTCCTGCAGTAGTAGTGGAGTATAAATATAGATCTTTATGTGAAATAACAGACACGTGGTCTTGTTGGGATGTGGAGGAATGTAACCTACTTTTGTCCACGGGagtaagaaaacaaagaaatgtcaacaaaacaatgGTGTCCGAAATGGTTGTTCTATTTTGAAATCAGTTGTTTAACAATTTAGGAATAGTGGCTAAAAAACACCCACTTTCATAGCGtgtctaaaaaaataacttctcATAAAGTACAATAGATACAGTACAGTAACAAAGTAGTATGTGATGATTTATGGTTATTTACCATTTGGCATAGATGTACATATAACTAGAAATTGCTTTTGCCAAAAATTCATGCTAAAAGTCTTTGGTCAGAAATAGTGTTATTGTGATATGGGTAAATTATGAAAAActggttaaaaatgttttaaaatatgatgGAAAAATCATAGACTCACAGTTCAGGGGTCAAGGGTTTgctcccaggtcggtcctctctgtgtggaatttgcacgTTCTCTCTTtgacttgcgtgggttttccctgggtactccggtttcctaccgCACCCCAAAAACATGGAGGTTAGGCacattgaaaactctaaattatcCTAAGGTATGAGTGGCCACTAATTCAAGGTGggccctgcctggtgcccacagttacctgggatatgctccagcaccccctgcgtcttagtgaggataagcgattcagaagGAAACTTTCCTCGGTCCATGCTGACATCTGGTGGCTGAACAGTGTCAACGCATAGCTTTTTGTCACTTGAATGCCAATTTGTGAGTAAAAGGGAAGACCACATTtagtcgtcatcatcatcatcacggtACAGGTATACATTGGAGGCAAAATTAGGAATCATGATgatatgcacatatatgtaatggactttttaaaatgttatctaaatgaatattaaaaattatttgtattatgtTCATAGTTGACCAAGAAACATTGAGCAGAATGCAGAACTAAGGATAAGgatcaacctaaaaaaaaatactgatcaTGTCAATCCCGGAAATAAAATCAGTCAAGTATGATACATAGCATTTAAAAGCAGAATGTTTTATTAAATGAAACACCTGGGAGGCAGCGAGTTAAAATTATATTACTACAATATCTCAACAAAGGCAGATGACAGCTCTCGAATGTTTCATTAAGGGTTAATATTTGAAAGTACCATGATTTAGCAACTCGCCACTTTTGGTTCTACCCATGTCTGGATAAATCAACATGACATTTTGGATCTTTGAGCATATTTACACAAAAACAGACATAATTGAAAGTGCATTCCACCGAGCAATCTTTGGGTAACTTTCTTTCCAGTACTAGTTCACTTAATTGAAGGGATTATAttaacacctttttttttggaaataaccCCTAACTACGAAGTCAGAGCAACAATGCTCCTACAGTAATATGACTGAAACATAAAACATTTAGCTgtcattttgtagaaaataggcaaaaacatgtcaaaacacAATTTTGGTAAGAGTTTATGGTCTTTTAGCAGGTTTAGCAATAAGTTGTCGTTCTCTTTCCAGCTCCTTTTCACGCTGTTGCTCCCTCTCTAGTGCTTCTTTCTGTTTATGCTGCTGTAGTTTTAAAGCTCTTTTCTGAAAGGATATTGGATTCAGTGATTTTGCCATTGTAACACGAAAATATTACCATGATTGATGTATAGAGAGGaactaaaaaaaagcagacaAGTGTAGAACTACCTTCAGTTTTGTTGTTCTTTCATGGACCAAAATCATCTCTTTTCTGATATTTACCAGTTTGTTGTGGTAGACCTTGGCTTCTGTAAACTGAAGGCAAAAACCGGATTATGCAACATGTTCATCTTTGATGGTGACACAATAATTGCTAATGGCGGTGAAACGTACCAATGAATTCAGGTCAAGTAATGCATTGCATTCCTGAAATTTGGTGACTTCTTGATCCAGTGTGTCCAACAATATGAGCTGATTTTGTCTGAGGGAATGAAGTGCTTTGTTATCAAGAGGATTTGCTAATTATATTTCAACTTGCTTTATGGCCCCAGTACGATGCATTTGTTAGGCCAGCTGAATTTAACATTTCAGTGTAACCtttgtttttaacattgtaTTTAGGGGCAGAtttccttcaatttttttgtgcattatatatttaaatcaaacctattctttgtttttattcccaATATTTATAATGTTGTTCACAATCAAACTTCACATTTTACACATTAAGTGACTTAAGTGACATTAAGTGACCACCTAAAGGTCAACTACGCTATGGAATGGATTGTGCTCCACTTTACAGTACTTAGTACATTATATGGTTAGTTCAGCAGTCAAATGATGATCTGGCGCTTCTTAGTTAACTCACGTAAGTTCTTGGAGGGTACGTTTGGAGTTTTGCAAGCCAGGTAGGTAGTGTGAGAGCAAGCCTTCTGTCAGCTTGTACACAGCCTCCTTATCTACGTATACATTTGCCAGATGGTCGGAGACTTTCACCAATGCTTGATCGTGCTGTGGATCTAAAGAATTAAGGTAGATGTACAAATTGATATCAGCAGTTCAATATTTACctcattattaattcatttgctgccattgaaggcaatTGACCTCTCATCTGATTTGATTTAAGACTAACTTTACTGCTGACATGTTTAGATCCCAACCAAATGCCACAGCTTTAGTATGAGCAAACTCACCCTGAGATGAGTTTCCGTCATCATCCATTTCCTCCATTGAATTATTCGACTCAAGAACCTGTAAAAGCCGCCCAAAAAAGAATTTAGCCCGCTTTATCAAGACCGATCTCGTGACACGTTATGACTGCAGAGAGGAATATAAGCTAGCTAGCATGTACATCATGATTTGGcttcaatttcattcaaaaaccaCGTATCCGAAGAATGAAAGTTTAAGATCGCTTGACAACAGATTACCCGTTGGAATTTCTCTGCCACGGCGTTTTCCTGCGTGTAATTTGTGGAAAGAAAAGCTGCTTAAACAACGAGAGCGTTTACAATTCGAGTTGTTTTGCAGCTAATAAACATGTTGTGACAGGGGCTGTCACGTGACCTGCACACTTCTCCACCAAACTTGCTAGTTGACTTCTCCCATCTCTTTCCTACCTTTTTAGTGTAGTAGTATACTTAGTTGAAACGACTGGAAACATGTGTCAGCCAGGTTgaggtaaaaaaacataaacaaagaaACTGTCGCTTCTGtttaataatgtgtttttttttcctccatgagAATGCAAATTGAACCGGAGTCGCCTAACTGATTGTATAGCGAGCTAGCCTGTTACTGTGTAGCCACCCACAGCTGTGTCGGTTGACTTTTGTTCACTTGGCCATCTCCACTTATTATCAAGTTGCGGTTGagtattttgattaaaataacggTAACTTGTTTAAAAGCCGTCCACCGTTTAAAagaatttattttaactttgttattccaaaaaaatagttCTTCTGGAAATATAACAGTGATATGCTGGTGGTATTAAATTGTGGCGTTTGGCTCTATGATTCCTACTTTTGcttaatttaacaaaaataaagttatttcgAAAACTGCGATTTATCTTCATCAAACTTTTTGTGAGCATCTCTACTTACACTCACTTCCTCATCTGAAAATATCAGAATATTGATACCAGTAAGCACAATGTTTTCGTCATAaaactttttaatgtttaaatttgCTAAATACCGAATGAGAACTAAAGTCAATCATCACCAAATTAAATGAGGACGATGGACACAATCTCAATTTATTCAATACTACATGATACAAACAACAGCAGATGACAATTCTTTGTGATGGACATTGACATGAACCACTACACATCCCATTCACTGTAACTTGAACATTGATGCATACAGGCTTAAAATatgagttggaaaaaaaacaaaggtttaCAAGtggaaaacacaataaaaatgtacatgCTGATGAGTAGTTATTGTTTTGATCTCACCCAGGTGCCAAAGGCATAAACGTGATGTGAATCATTAGTCTGGAGAAAGGCGTGCTACATGCAGAGGCGGACTCAGTTTACTTTTGAAGATGTCCAGCTTGCTGAACAAGGTGCGCTCCACCTTCAGGAAAGAGCAAAACAACATGGACATGAGCAGCGACACGACGCCTTTTGACTTCTCTGACGAGCTGGTGGAAGATGAAGCACCCAAATTCAACAAGCTGAAGGTATTGGAAAGCTGGTCAAAGCATTTATTCAATATCCCAGAGATGAACATGTCTTTTAATATAGTAGGATTGTCTCCTCTCTGGTAAGCATAAATGAAGGTAAATCATGTCTGTTTCAAGTTCAGACCGCATGACTTTTCAAGGAAGCTGAGTAAAGTTTTTGCTAACCTAAGCAAATCATGGGTAAAGTCATAAAATCTTAGTCACGTGGAGTCACAAATTGGCTGCTTTTCAATCTTTGCTATACCTGCGTTACATGCCTGTAGTAACACATTtgagataaaaaatatttttttaatgactaccAAACAAATCTGTCTATTACTCTATCGTCTATTACCTAAATTCAGCACTATGAAGGGAAAGCACAAAAGTATTCAAATGAACTTGTAAATACCTCGCTTTCTCATAAATGTAAACTCCAGTGCTATCACCAGTGCATTCAATAATGTACATTACGAGAGCACGCTGCTACACCTAAAATAGTAAGTCTGAGTGCTTTTAGATCATGTTAGTAGTTAGTCTATGAATGCAGCCAAAGTGGCAATACATATCACTATAACACACCAGGCTGCTTTTAAATGGAGAGATAAAATAGTGGCTTATTGCCCTAGAAATATGAcaattttctttctctctcaatTAAAGCAACTCCATTTCCAATAAAGTGTTTCCAATTTACCAATGAGGTAAATCATACTAGATGAAAATTGTGTGCTTTCACTATTTGAAATTTTTAGTTTACACTTCATTCTATACACTTCACGGCAATATtgggaacacatttttttttaatactagtGCACTCACTGATTTATTTCAGAAAGACAGAAAATCTACAAGTACCTAGAACTCAAAACGGATTTTCAAAGATTTcaattaaatatgaaaatggCCTTCCATGTTAAGGTGGTGGTCTCTGGTGAGATGTCAGACTACTCTGCGGGGGCTCCATCCAATGGGGTAGCGGTCAACACATTGGTGTTTGTGGGACGCGACGAAGATGATGACTCTCTACTGGAAACGTCTTCCAGTCCGACCCTTCCGGCCTTGAACATGGATCCTTGCGACAGCTGCACCAAAAAGAGGGAGACCATGAAACAGAAGAAGGTGATGAAACGGTTGGGCATTGCAGCTGTGCTCTACCTTCTCTTCATGATGGCTGAAATTATAGGTAAGCAGAGTCTCTGCCCAGGGTGGCCAAAGTATGCCCTTGAATTGGATTGTGGCcaaatttgatacattttggcAAATATATCATTGTTCATAATATTGATTGTATTTTATCATCATGAAAAACTATTCCAGTCACAGAGAGTTTTCTTACTTTTAgccatgtacatatacattttgttaattatcacatgaaaatgtgtgcttaATGGTGTGCCAATTTTGTCATACCAGAATAACAAGGATATCAATGTATGCTTTTTCTCAGGTGGCTATGTGTCTAACAGTTTAGCCATCATGACCGATGCTGTGCACATGCTAGCCGATGTGGTGGGTATCTTGTTCTCTCTGCTGGCgctatggctctccactaaa
It encodes the following:
- the bloc1s6 gene encoding biogenesis of lysosome-related organelles complex 1 subunit 6, producing MEEMDDDGNSSQDPQHDQALVKVSDHLANVYVDKEAVYKLTEGLLSHYLPGLQNSKRTLQELTQNQLILLDTLDQEVTKFQECNALLDLNSLFTEAKVYHNKLVNIRKEMILVHERTTKLKKRALKLQQHKQKEALEREQQREKELERERQLIAKPAKRP